Proteins encoded in a region of the Podarcis muralis chromosome 4, rPodMur119.hap1.1, whole genome shotgun sequence genome:
- the TIMM10B gene encoding mitochondrial import inner membrane translocase subunit Tim10 B, producing MEQQQQQQQQQLRGLRDFLLAYNQMTELCFQRCVSNLNYRALTGEEESCLDGCAGKLVRSNHRLMAAYVRLMPSLVQRRISDYEAAGQEAALPPAEPPALPPPGVVSAS from the exons atggagcagcagcagcagcagcagcagcagcaactgcgcGGC CTGCGCGACTTCCTGCTGGCCTACAACCAGATGACGGAGCTCTGCTTCCAGCGCTGCGTCTCCAACCTGAACTACCGGGCGCTGACCGGCGAGGAG GAGAGCTGCCTGGACGGCTGCGCCGGGAAGCTGGTGCGCTCCAACCACCGCCTGATGGCCGCCTACGTCCGCCTCATGCCCTCGCTCGTCCAGCGCCGCATCTCCGACTACGAGGCCGCCGGCCAGGAAGCGGCCCTCCCGCCCGCGGAGCCTCCCGCCCTGCCGCCGCCCGGCGTGGTCAGCGCCTCCTGA
- the ARFIP2 gene encoding arfaptin-2 isoform X1 produces MSDGLMSKAATMEIPIHGNGDSRRLSEDDGLEQDLQQVMVSGPNLNETSIVSGGYGGTAEGIIPTSAIKGSLVPSHPPRRPLISPSPSAASRIASQAVAASGSNLHQPHSNPALAGEEATRGIAVEKFDVVKKWGINTYKCTKQLLSERFGRGSRTVDLELETQIELLRDTKRKYESVLGLARALTNHFYSLVQTQHALADAFSDLSQKSPELQEEFGYNAETQKLLCKNGETLLGAVNFFVSSINTLVNKTMEDTLMTVKQYETARLEYDAYRTDLEELNLGPRDASTLCRLDAAQAHFQAHRAKYEKLRADVAVKLKFLEENKVKVMHKQLLLFHNAISAYFAGNQQQLEQTLKQFNVKLKSPGAEKPSWLEEP; encoded by the exons ATGAGTGACGGGCTGATGAGCAAAGCAGCCACCATGGAGATCCCAATCCATGGCAACGGAGACTCCCGGCGTCTCTCTGAGGACGATGGTCTGGAGCAG GACCTCCAGCAGGTGATGGTGTCGGGCCCCAACCTGAACGAGACCAGCATTGTTTCCGGGGGCTACGGGGGCACCGCCGAGGGCATCATCCCCACCAGCGCCATCAAAG GCTCTCTCGTTCCATCTCACCCACCCCGAAGACCGCTCATCTCCCCCAGCCCGTCGGCTGCCAGCCGGATAGCCAGCCAGGCAGTTGCTGCCTCAG GTTCCAATTTGCACCAGCCGCACTCCAACCCGGCCCTGGCAGGCGAGGAGGCCACGCGGGGCATCGCGGTGGAGAAGTTCGATGTCGTCAAGAAGTGGGGCATCAACACCTACAAG TGCACAAAGCAGCTGCTCTCGGAGCGCTTTGGGAGGGGCTCTCGGACCGTCGACCTGGAGCTGGAGACGCAGATTGAGCTCCTGCGGGACACCAAGCGCAAGTACGAGAGCGTCCTGGGCCTGGCCAGGGCCCTCACCAACCACTTCTACAGCCTGGTGCAGACGCAGCACGCCCTGGCCGACGCCTTCTCCGACCTCAGCCAGAAGTCCCCAGAGCTGCAG GAGGAGTTTGGCTACAACGCAGAGACCCAGAAGCTGCTGTGCAAGAACGGGGAGACTCTCCTGGGGGCCGTCAACTTCTTTGTCTCCAGCATCAACACGCTGGTCAACAAGACCATGGAGGACACTCTCATGACCGTCAAGCAGTATGAGACGGCCAG gcTGGAGTACGACGCCTACCGCACAGACCTGGAGGAGCTGAACTTGGGCCCTCGGGACGCCAGCACCCTCTGCCGCCTGGACGCCGCCCAGGCCCACTTCCAGGCCCACCGCGCCAAGTACGAGAAGCTGCGGGCAGACGTGGCCGTCAAGCTGAAGTTCTTGGAGGAGAACAAG gTGAAGGTGATGCACAAGCAGCTGCTGCTCTTCCACAACGCCATCTCGGCCTACTTTGCTGGCaaccagcagcagctggagcagacGCTCAAACAGTTCAATGTCAAGCTGAAGAGCCCCGGAGCAGAGAAGCCCTCGTGGCTGGAGGAGCCATGA
- the ARFIP2 gene encoding arfaptin-2 isoform X2, with the protein MSDGLMSKAATMEIPIHGNGDSRRLSEDDGLEQDLQQVMVSGPNLNETSIVSGGYGGTAEGIIPTSAIKGSNLHQPHSNPALAGEEATRGIAVEKFDVVKKWGINTYKCTKQLLSERFGRGSRTVDLELETQIELLRDTKRKYESVLGLARALTNHFYSLVQTQHALADAFSDLSQKSPELQEEFGYNAETQKLLCKNGETLLGAVNFFVSSINTLVNKTMEDTLMTVKQYETARLEYDAYRTDLEELNLGPRDASTLCRLDAAQAHFQAHRAKYEKLRADVAVKLKFLEENKVKVMHKQLLLFHNAISAYFAGNQQQLEQTLKQFNVKLKSPGAEKPSWLEEP; encoded by the exons ATGAGTGACGGGCTGATGAGCAAAGCAGCCACCATGGAGATCCCAATCCATGGCAACGGAGACTCCCGGCGTCTCTCTGAGGACGATGGTCTGGAGCAG GACCTCCAGCAGGTGATGGTGTCGGGCCCCAACCTGAACGAGACCAGCATTGTTTCCGGGGGCTACGGGGGCACCGCCGAGGGCATCATCCCCACCAGCGCCATCAAAG GTTCCAATTTGCACCAGCCGCACTCCAACCCGGCCCTGGCAGGCGAGGAGGCCACGCGGGGCATCGCGGTGGAGAAGTTCGATGTCGTCAAGAAGTGGGGCATCAACACCTACAAG TGCACAAAGCAGCTGCTCTCGGAGCGCTTTGGGAGGGGCTCTCGGACCGTCGACCTGGAGCTGGAGACGCAGATTGAGCTCCTGCGGGACACCAAGCGCAAGTACGAGAGCGTCCTGGGCCTGGCCAGGGCCCTCACCAACCACTTCTACAGCCTGGTGCAGACGCAGCACGCCCTGGCCGACGCCTTCTCCGACCTCAGCCAGAAGTCCCCAGAGCTGCAG GAGGAGTTTGGCTACAACGCAGAGACCCAGAAGCTGCTGTGCAAGAACGGGGAGACTCTCCTGGGGGCCGTCAACTTCTTTGTCTCCAGCATCAACACGCTGGTCAACAAGACCATGGAGGACACTCTCATGACCGTCAAGCAGTATGAGACGGCCAG gcTGGAGTACGACGCCTACCGCACAGACCTGGAGGAGCTGAACTTGGGCCCTCGGGACGCCAGCACCCTCTGCCGCCTGGACGCCGCCCAGGCCCACTTCCAGGCCCACCGCGCCAAGTACGAGAAGCTGCGGGCAGACGTGGCCGTCAAGCTGAAGTTCTTGGAGGAGAACAAG gTGAAGGTGATGCACAAGCAGCTGCTGCTCTTCCACAACGCCATCTCGGCCTACTTTGCTGGCaaccagcagcagctggagcagacGCTCAAACAGTTCAATGTCAAGCTGAAGAGCCCCGGAGCAGAGAAGCCCTCGTGGCTGGAGGAGCCATGA
- the LOC114595154 gene encoding FH2 domain-containing protein 1-like, whose amino-acid sequence MVTVRSSPASPTDWTGPAVTPDAADASLSTPPLHPDPAAASPPPPLPPPPPPPVGLSPGAPRAWPGGEGCSGRRAARLRNFNWEAIPAERIRGRHNLWTAPGRRRGDGFPLDLALLEELFGQRPEPSGGSLRGQPPAEQVSLLDSKKILNLGIFLKQFKRPVQEIVADIQDGAGALYGAEKLLELTKMLPDAEEAKKLAAFRGCQSRLSEAEVFALLLVQVPSYVHRLKLLVLQEEFFPQLNSLQSAIQILTEAALELLECEELHELLQLVLKAGNYMNEGGYAGSALGFRMSSLLRLTDTKANRPGMDLLHFVALEAEKKDPTLLQFPSKLQHVGPASRIVDQEVMVELESLGQRLLSAQGELEGLGLGAQVGPFVQVAAVELQAVRASQEGLSQTAATLCDFLCEDPETFNLTECCRIFQSFGERFLAAVQDNQAREAAVCRQQRQERERKEKQKRRSIASCSARDPGLQDVELDLFFLRPPRSRRRNRSQQGLRLALESPQSTRERRRHTLTALPPCTEPPRPAEPEAAPATPTLPPGCGKKAGGLFGQGLKAFLRSPPMATVAASPQGPASPEAPSGFRFPTLFQKKTPQEGPELPTSPLASPKDVSALVGFFRRLSVGEKPRQGAQL is encoded by the exons ATGGTGACCGTCCGGAGCTCTCCCGCCTCGCCCACAGACTGGACGGGCCCCGCGGTGACCCCCGACGCCGCCGACGCCTCCCTCTCGACGCCTCCTCTGCACCCGGACCCCGCGGCTGCCTCGCCGCcgcctccgctgccgccgcccccgccgccgcccgtcGGCTTGAGCCCCGGAGCGCCACGGGCCTGGCCGGGCGGGGAGGGGTGCTCGGGGCGGCGGGCGGCGCGGCTGCGCAACTTCAACTGGGAGGCCATCCCGGCAGAGCGCATCCGGGGGCGCCACAACCTCTGGACGGCGCCCGGGCGGCGTCGGGGCGACGGCTTCCCGCTGGACCTCGCCCTCCTGGAGGAGCTTTTCGGGCAGCGCCCGGAGCCGTCCGGGGGGAGCCTGCGGGGGCAGCCGCCGGCAGAGCAG gtCTCCCTGCTGGACTCCAAGAAGATTCTGAACCTGGGCATCTTCCTCAAGCAGTTCAAGAG GCCGGTCCAGGAGATTGTGGCCGATATACAGGATGGAGCAGGAGCCCTTTACGGGGCGGAGAAGCTGCTGGAGTTGACAAAGATGCTGCCTGATGCGGAGGAG GCCAAGAAGCTGGCTGCGTTCCGAGGCTGCCAGAGCCGCCTCTCGGAGGCTGAGGTCTTTGCCCTGCTCCTCGTCCAGGTGCCCAG CTACGTCCACCGCCTGAAGCTCCTGGTCTTGCAGGAGGAGTTCTTCCCCCAGCTCAACTCGCTGCAGTCGGCCATCCAGATTCTGACAGAGGCAGCCCTAG agTTGTTGGAGTGTGAGGAGCTGCACGAACTCCTCCAGCTGGTGCTGAAGGCAGGAAACTACATGAATGAG GGCGGCTACGCTGGCTCTGCGCTGGGCTTCCGCATGTCCTCGCTGCTGAGGCTCACGGACACCAAGGCCAACCGGCCAGGAATGGACCTTCTGCACTTTGTTGCCCTG gaGGCAGAGAAGAAGGACCCGACTCTCCTGCAGTTCCCCAGCAAGCTGCAGCACGTGGGGCCTGCTTCGCG GATCGTTGACCAGGAGGTGATGGTGGAGCTGGAGAGCCTGGGGCAGCGTCTTCTGAGTGCCCAGGGGGAGCTGGAGGGCCTGGGTCTGGGTGCCCAGGTGGGGCCCTTTGTGCAGGTGGCTGCGGTGGAGCTGCAGGCCGTCAGGGCCTCCCAGGAGGGCCTGAGCCAGACCGCGGCCACCCTGTGCGACTTCCTCTGCGAGGACCCCGAGACCTTCAACCTGACTGAGTGCTGCCGCATCTTCCAGTCCTTCGGAGAGCGGTTCCTGGCTGCCGTGCAG gaCAACCAGGCTCGGGAGGCCGCCGTGTGCCGGCAGCAGCGCCAGGAGCGTGAGCGCAAGGAGAAGCAGAAGCGGCGCTCCATCGCCAGCTGCTCGGCCCGCGACCCTGGTCTGCAGGACGTGGAGCTAGACCTCTTCTTCCTGCGGCCCCCCCGCTCCCGGAGGCGCAACCGGTCCCAGCAGGGCCTCCGCCTCGCCCTGGAGAGCCCCCAGAGCACCAGAGAGAGGCGGAGACACACGCTCACCGCCCTGCCACCCTGCACAGAGCCCCCCAGGCCAGCAGAGCCAGAAGCCGCCCCGgccacccccaccctccccccaGGCTGTGGCAAGAAGGCCGGGGGGCTCTTTGGGCAGGGTCTCAAGGCCTTCCTCAGGTCCCCCCCCATGGCCACCGTGGCCGCCTCCCCCCAAGGCCCTGCCTCGCCCGAAGCCCCCAGCGGCTTCCGCTTCCCCACCCTGTTTCAGAAGAAGACCCCCCAGGAGGGCCCAGAGCTCCCCACCTCCcccctggcttcccccaaggacGTCTCTGCCCTGGTGGGCTTCTTCCGCCGCCTGAGTGTGGGGGAAAAGCCACGGCAGGGAGCCCAGCTCTGA